In one window of Methanosarcina vacuolata Z-761 DNA:
- the rrp41 gene encoding exosome complex exonuclease Rrp41 encodes MSGKSVKLINDDGLRLDGRHADEIRPMKIEIGVLSRADGSCYLEWGRNKVLVGVFGPREVHPRRSQRADTAVIRYKYNMASFSTEDRARPGPSRRSIEISKVSREAFEPVIMAELFPKTAIDIFVEVLQADAGTRTAAINASSIALADAGIPMKGLVTSCAFGKVDGQIVLDLNKEEDNYGEADFPVAMTQDGEITLLQMDGNLTPDEIRKGFELVKKGCKEILEIQQAVLRKKFETPVEEPEVETAEEAKETELEVVETEPSLEYASEAAFVEEIVEEAEEPEEGLSEETVEACAVNEEAPECEKLEEIIKDAEAEVIEGEAIEEVIEAEEEAEEEAEEEAEEEAEEEEVEEEEVEEEEAEEEEVEEEEGEEEEGEEEEGEEEEAEEEEGEEEEAEEEEAEFEETVSGEKVEAEPEIEEFAEEEAETQLEEEAEVEEEVQLEEETGIEEAASEETFESEPEIESKAKSRKGAPVEQPVEEPEEECKGPWKVVKDPSESGSRGETDE; translated from the coding sequence ATGAGTGGTAAATCTGTAAAATTAATCAATGACGATGGGCTGCGCCTTGACGGGAGGCATGCGGATGAGATAAGGCCCATGAAAATTGAGATCGGCGTTCTTTCGCGAGCCGACGGTTCATGTTATCTTGAATGGGGAAGGAACAAAGTCCTCGTAGGTGTGTTTGGCCCAAGAGAAGTTCATCCCCGTCGTTCACAGCGCGCAGATACTGCAGTTATCCGTTATAAATATAATATGGCTTCTTTTTCCACTGAAGACCGCGCCAGACCCGGACCCAGCAGACGGAGCATTGAAATTTCAAAAGTTTCCAGGGAAGCTTTTGAACCGGTGATTATGGCAGAGCTTTTCCCGAAAACTGCAATCGATATTTTTGTGGAAGTACTTCAGGCTGATGCAGGGACAAGGACAGCAGCAATTAATGCCTCAAGCATAGCGCTTGCAGACGCAGGCATTCCTATGAAAGGCCTGGTTACTTCCTGTGCTTTTGGAAAAGTTGACGGGCAGATAGTGCTTGACCTCAATAAAGAAGAGGACAATTATGGAGAGGCTGATTTTCCTGTTGCAATGACCCAGGATGGAGAAATTACCCTGCTTCAGATGGACGGAAATCTAACTCCTGATGAAATTCGAAAAGGCTTCGAGCTTGTGAAGAAAGGCTGCAAAGAAATCCTTGAAATTCAGCAGGCAGTGCTGAGGAAAAAGTTTGAGACTCCTGTTGAAGAACCTGAAGTCGAAACCGCTGAAGAGGCTAAAGAGACTGAGCTCGAAGTTGTAGAAACTGAACCTTCTCTTGAATATGCTTCCGAAGCAGCATTTGTAGAAGAGATTGTTGAGGAAGCTGAGGAACCTGAAGAGGGGCTCTCCGAAGAAACCGTTGAAGCCTGTGCTGTTAATGAAGAAGCTCCCGAGTGCGAGAAGCTTGAAGAGATCATTAAAGATGCCGAGGCTGAAGTAATAGAAGGAGAAGCTATAGAAGAAGTAATTGAAGCTGAAGAAGAAGCTGAAGAGGAAGCTGAAGAAGAAGCTGAAGAGGAAGCTGAAGAAGAGGAAGTTGAAGAAGAGGAAGTTGAAGAAGAGGAAGCTGAAGAAGAGGAAGTTGAAGAAGAGGAAGGTGAAGAAGAGGAAGGTGAAGAAGAGGAAGGTGAAGAAGAGGAAGCTGAAGAAGAAGAAGGTGAAGAAGAGGAAGCTGAAGAAGAGGAAGCTGAGTTTGAAGAAACTGTTTCCGGAGAAAAAGTCGAAGCCGAGCCCGAGATAGAGGAATTTGCTGAAGAGGAAGCCGAAACTCAGCTTGAAGAGGAGGCAGAGGTTGAAGAAGAAGTGCAGCTTGAAGAAGAAACCGGGATTGAAGAAGCTGCTTCAGAAGAAACTTTTGAATCCGAACCAGAGATTGAGTCCAAAGCTAAGTCCAGGAAAGGGGCTCCTGTCGAACAGCCCGTAGAAGAGCCTGAAGAAGAATGCAAAGGGCCCTGGAAGGTAGTAAAAGACCCATCTGAATCCGGAAGCAGAGGTGAAACCGATGAGTGA
- the rrp4 gene encoding exosome complex RNA-binding protein Rrp4 → MDKKIVIPGDLISENSKKAGYGTYVKNDKIYSLFCGIENLKEDKVGVIPLAGVYIPSANDVVIGIVIVVTPSNWIMDIASPYDGLFHVSEYPRRIESREMHEVLDVGDSIILRVKDVDNSMKVELALRDSSFHKLKSGQIVEVEPVKVPRVIGHGGSMISMLKKETNCSIFVGQNGRIWIDGKDDDVELLSKALRKIEAEAQRSGLTDRIYNFLKNERSKQKESKPAKFFKSAKKEIKLPKEDHSEEIYRKIDVLLDPNN, encoded by the coding sequence ATGGATAAAAAAATAGTGATCCCTGGTGACCTGATATCCGAGAATTCGAAAAAAGCCGGATACGGGACTTATGTCAAGAACGACAAAATCTATTCTTTATTTTGTGGTATTGAAAATCTCAAAGAAGATAAAGTTGGAGTGATCCCTCTTGCGGGAGTTTATATCCCTTCCGCAAATGATGTGGTGATCGGGATCGTTATTGTGGTTACGCCATCCAACTGGATAATGGACATTGCTTCTCCTTATGACGGTCTGTTCCATGTGTCCGAGTATCCCAGAAGAATAGAATCCCGGGAGATGCATGAAGTTCTGGATGTAGGTGACTCTATAATCCTTAGAGTAAAAGATGTAGACAATTCCATGAAAGTTGAGCTTGCCCTTAGAGATTCAAGCTTTCATAAACTAAAATCAGGCCAGATCGTCGAAGTTGAGCCTGTGAAAGTCCCACGTGTGATAGGGCACGGTGGTTCCATGATCTCAATGCTGAAGAAAGAAACAAACTGCAGCATTTTCGTTGGCCAGAACGGCAGAATATGGATTGATGGAAAGGATGACGATGTAGAGCTTTTAAGTAAGGCTCTCCGGAAGATCGAAGCCGAAGCCCAACGTTCCGGATTGACGGATAGGATCTATAACTTTTTGAAAAATGAGCGGAGCAAGCAGAAAGAATCAAAGCCCGCCAAGTTTTTTAAAAGCGCTAAGAAAGAGATAAAGTTGCCAAAAGAAGATCATTCCGAAGAGATTTACAGGAAGATCGATGTGCTGCTGGATCCAAATAACTGA
- a CDS encoding ribosome assembly factor SBDS — translation MVSLDEAVTARLKRGSKHFEVLVEPEGALAYKRGEDVSLEDILAVETIFEDANRGDRAAESDILNAFETTDPFQIAAVILKSGELQLTAEQRKRMLEEKKKKVIYTISRNAINPQTKAPHPPARIEKAMEEAKVHIDPLKSVDQLVNITMKAIRPLIPIRFEEVNVAVKIPPEYAPKAYGDISKIGNITKEEWQRDGSWIAVVRIPAGVQTDFYALINHLTKGEAQTKLL, via the coding sequence ATGGTGTCCCTGGACGAGGCAGTGACTGCGCGGCTTAAAAGAGGCAGCAAACACTTCGAAGTCCTGGTCGAGCCCGAAGGAGCTCTGGCCTATAAGCGAGGAGAAGACGTAAGCCTTGAAGACATTCTGGCGGTTGAAACTATCTTCGAAGACGCAAACCGAGGGGACCGAGCAGCAGAGTCCGATATTCTCAATGCTTTTGAGACAACGGATCCCTTCCAGATTGCTGCCGTGATCCTGAAAAGCGGGGAGCTTCAGCTCACTGCTGAACAGAGAAAACGCATGCTTGAGGAAAAAAAGAAAAAAGTTATTTATACCATTTCCAGGAATGCAATAAACCCCCAGACAAAAGCACCTCATCCTCCCGCACGGATCGAAAAAGCGATGGAGGAGGCAAAGGTGCATATAGACCCCTTAAAAAGCGTGGATCAGCTGGTCAACATCACAATGAAAGCCATTCGCCCGCTTATACCTATACGCTTTGAAGAGGTCAATGTTGCTGTGAAAATCCCTCCCGAATATGCTCCCAAAGCATACGGAGATATTTCTAAGATAGGAAACATTACGAAAGAAGAATGGCAGCGTGACGGCTCCTGGATTGCAGTGGTAAGAATTCCGGCAGGAGTCCAAACTGATTTTTACGCTCTTATAAATCATCTTACGAAGGGAGAGGCTCAAACTAAACTTTTATAA
- the psmA gene encoding archaeal proteasome endopeptidase complex subunit alpha translates to MQMAPQMGYDRAITVFSPDGRLFQVEYAREAVKRGTTAVGIKAADGVVLLVDKRITSRLVEAESIEKIFQIDDHIGAATSGLVADARSLVDRARVEAQVNRVSYDEPIGVEVISKKICDHKQTYTQYGGVRPYGTALLIAGVDDNLPRLFETDPSGALLEYKATAIGAGRNAVVEVFEAEYRQDMNIDAAILLGMDALYRAAEGKFDASTLEVGIVSLQDKKFRKLVPEEVENYVQQILAKHKETENKE, encoded by the coding sequence ATGCAGATGGCACCACAGATGGGCTATGACAGGGCAATTACGGTTTTCAGCCCTGATGGAAGACTTTTTCAGGTAGAATATGCCCGCGAAGCGGTCAAGAGGGGAACAACAGCCGTGGGGATCAAGGCAGCTGACGGGGTAGTGCTGCTCGTTGACAAGCGAATAACCAGCAGGCTTGTAGAAGCCGAATCAATCGAAAAGATTTTTCAGATTGACGACCACATAGGAGCTGCGACCTCAGGGCTTGTGGCAGACGCCCGCTCCCTTGTTGACAGAGCTCGTGTAGAAGCGCAGGTTAATAGGGTTTCTTATGATGAACCCATAGGTGTGGAGGTTATCTCCAAGAAAATCTGCGACCACAAGCAAACCTACACCCAATACGGCGGAGTTCGCCCATATGGAACTGCACTTCTGATTGCAGGTGTGGATGACAACCTGCCAAGGCTCTTTGAGACTGACCCGAGCGGTGCTCTTCTGGAATACAAGGCGACAGCTATAGGCGCAGGCAGAAATGCAGTCGTTGAGGTCTTTGAAGCAGAGTACAGGCAAGACATGAATATTGATGCGGCCATCCTTCTAGGTATGGATGCACTCTATAGAGCTGCCGAAGGCAAGTTCGATGCATCTACCCTTGAGGTAGGTATTGTGTCGCTTCAGGACAAGAAATTCAGGAAATTAGTTCCTGAAGAAGTTGAGAATTATGTTCAGCAGATCCTTGCAAAACACAAGGAAACTGAGAACAAAGAATAA
- a CDS encoding Rpp14/Pop5 family protein has translation MKRLLPSLRAKKRYLAFELIFEVPVSRSDLVKEVMSSASSLLGDVTASECDIKVLGFEESKGIIQCSHTKVKETRASLATLTRVNGKRATVHILGTSGTIKRATEKFLQNTAFEPEIRKIQNI, from the coding sequence TTGAAACGCCTTCTTCCTTCGCTTCGTGCGAAAAAACGCTATCTGGCCTTTGAGCTGATTTTCGAAGTGCCAGTCAGCAGAAGTGACCTGGTCAAAGAGGTCATGTCCTCGGCATCTTCCTTGCTTGGAGACGTTACTGCAAGTGAATGTGATATCAAAGTGCTCGGTTTTGAAGAATCTAAAGGTATTATCCAGTGCTCTCATACGAAAGTAAAAGAAACGAGAGCGTCTCTGGCAACTCTCACACGGGTCAATGGAAAAAGGGCAACTGTGCATATACTCGGAACTTCAGGCACGATTAAAAGGGCAACCGAGAAATTTCTTCAGAATACGGCCTTTGAGCCAGAAATCAGGAAAATCCAAAACATCTGA
- the rnp3 gene encoding ribonuclease P protein component 3 produces the protein MGKPKFYDFCVHAVPDGENTVEQLSAFARHLGYSGIALANHSDKLPQSQPVLPFTNGFEVFRGIELVEENPSKLHGLIGKFRKSVDVLIVHGGSENVNRAALENPRVDILNHPAFAKSSGLNQVLAKAAAENDVAIGLTIRPLLHSRGPRRVRLLSDLRANLDLARKYDVSLVLSSGAMSCFDLRSPMETLALAEVCGLEEDEALEAITVVPERIISRNRPGPGYIREGIEVLEEGDYC, from the coding sequence TTGGGTAAACCTAAATTCTATGACTTTTGCGTTCATGCAGTGCCTGATGGAGAAAATACTGTTGAGCAACTTTCTGCTTTTGCCCGGCATTTAGGGTACAGCGGGATTGCGCTTGCAAACCATTCTGATAAACTTCCTCAATCACAACCTGTATTGCCCTTTACTAACGGATTTGAGGTTTTCAGGGGAATCGAGCTTGTGGAGGAAAATCCCTCGAAACTTCACGGGCTTATTGGAAAATTCAGGAAGTCCGTGGATGTCCTGATAGTGCACGGAGGTTCAGAAAACGTCAACAGGGCTGCTCTGGAAAACCCGAGAGTAGATATCCTGAACCACCCGGCTTTTGCTAAAAGCAGTGGGTTAAACCAGGTGCTTGCAAAGGCCGCAGCTGAAAACGATGTCGCAATCGGCCTGACAATAAGGCCCCTCCTTCATTCAAGAGGGCCAAGGCGCGTTCGTCTGTTATCGGATTTAAGAGCAAACCTTGACCTTGCCAGAAAGTACGATGTTTCCCTTGTTCTTTCAAGTGGTGCTATGTCCTGTTTTGACCTTCGCTCTCCCATGGAGACCCTTGCTCTGGCTGAAGTCTGCGGGCTTGAAGAAGACGAAGCCCTTGAAGCCATCACTGTTGTGCCTGAAAGAATAATCTCAAGGAACCGCCCTGGTCCCGGCTATATTAGAGAAGGTATTGAGGTTCTTGAGGAGGGAGATTACTGTTGA
- a CDS encoding RNA-binding protein — translation MIHHIILRVIAHATEDVSRVRAALDFFLSGAGVREGSKLIEELQAEGHHGNPITILSVQLKRKADCLSFARFVRENFSEEDVAKLREEMPERLDDDQVFHLRFDKQAAYLQQVRLTDSSDAITAKVKIETYPKNREKAGAIVEELFG, via the coding sequence GTGATTCATCACATAATACTGCGTGTGATCGCCCACGCAACCGAAGACGTATCCAGAGTCCGTGCGGCTCTGGACTTTTTTTTATCCGGTGCCGGCGTCCGGGAAGGAAGCAAACTGATTGAAGAGCTCCAGGCCGAAGGGCATCATGGAAATCCCATTACTATCCTGAGCGTACAGCTCAAAAGAAAGGCAGACTGTCTTAGTTTTGCCCGCTTCGTACGAGAGAACTTTTCCGAAGAAGACGTAGCAAAGCTGAGGGAAGAAATGCCCGAGAGGCTGGACGACGATCAAGTCTTCCATCTCCGCTTTGACAAGCAGGCTGCATACTTACAGCAGGTGAGGCTGACTGATTCCTCGGATGCGATCACTGCAAAAGTCAAGATCGAGACTTATCCGAAAAACCGGGAAAAAGCCGGAGCTATTGTGGAGGAGTTGTTTGGGTAA
- a CDS encoding 50S ribosomal protein L15e — MVKSFYTYVRDAWKNPDETYVNDLRWERMQVWRKQGSVTRIERPTRIDRARSLGYKAKQGIVVARVKVRRGGLGKTRFNRGRRTQRMGVNKITGGMSIQRIAEARADRKYPNLEVLNSYWVGEDGKNKWFEVILVDPFHPVIKSDKSLNWVCDPSVRDRAARGKTSAGRKGRGMSTRGKGTEKTRPSIRANQSRGK; from the coding sequence TTGGTAAAATCATTTTATACATATGTACGTGATGCATGGAAAAACCCTGATGAAACTTACGTGAATGACCTCCGCTGGGAGCGCATGCAGGTATGGAGAAAGCAGGGATCTGTGACCAGAATAGAAAGACCAACTCGAATCGACAGGGCACGCTCCCTTGGATACAAAGCCAAGCAAGGCATTGTCGTCGCTAGAGTAAAAGTACGCCGCGGAGGGCTTGGTAAAACTAGGTTCAACCGAGGTAGAAGAACTCAGAGAATGGGAGTAAACAAGATCACAGGCGGCATGAGCATTCAGAGAATTGCCGAAGCCCGTGCAGACCGCAAATACCCGAACCTTGAAGTCCTGAACTCCTACTGGGTAGGGGAGGACGGAAAGAACAAGTGGTTTGAAGTTATTCTTGTAGACCCCTTCCACCCAGTAATAAAGAGCGATAAGAGCCTTAACTGGGTATGCGATCCTTCCGTCAGAGACAGGGCCGCAAGGGGTAAGACCAGTGCCGGCCGGAAGGGCAGAGGCATGTCTACACGCGGAAAAGGTACTGAAAAGACCAGACCGAGTATCCGTGCAAACCAGAGTCGAGGCAAGTGA
- a CDS encoding PAS domain S-box protein, with the protein MKPKTEKLLANNPNPVLSVDKDGTVLYSNEASEPLLQEWGTKIGEKLPSSIEDLVLKTVFRNIPETKEVRVGKRVYLINFYPFPEEGCVNVYGFDISNRAGLEEKLWECEEKYRSIVETANEGVWITDTEAVTTFVNQKMAEMIGYTTEEMIGKSAFDFIYKDDMENLLIRIKSLQTGSKEKGYEMKFCRKDGGIVWSFVSSTPLLDAEGKHIGNMNMHSDITQRKKAEEELKRTNEKLEKWNQETINERQRLYNVLDTLPAMIILLTSDYHIAFANRRFRKRFGDPGGRHCYEYYFGFTQPCEFCESHKVLETGQPHHWEVSGPDGSFYDAYNLPFTDVDGSPMILEMDIDVTEQKKAEERLQESEERYRNIVETANEGISIIDAEERITFVNKQIEDMFGYSSEELVGRPMWNFLSDESKVTIKHTLKKGWENVNESLEIQFMRKDGSVIWTHTNSKSIFDKDGKFLGTLNLHTDITKRKEVEEALKNFEIARKKEIHHRIKNNLQVISSLLDLQAEKFRNRKNINESEVLEAFRESQDRVISMALIHEELYRGEELDKLNFSLYIKELADALFSTYRLGNFDVSLSMDLEENILLDMDTAVPLGIIVNELVSNSLKYAFLNRDKGEIQIKFHKDNNRENRSNIEESKSEEYKTTSFILTISDNGVGISEDLDIKELDSLGLQLVIFLVDQLDGKLELKKGNGTEFIIRFTVVEKNNHQHQRHT; encoded by the coding sequence ATGAAACCAAAAACTGAAAAACTTCTAGCAAATAATCCGAATCCTGTGCTTAGTGTCGATAAGGATGGTACTGTTCTTTACTCAAATGAAGCTAGTGAACCCTTATTGCAGGAATGGGGCACGAAAATAGGAGAAAAACTGCCGTCTTCTATCGAAGATTTAGTGCTAAAAACAGTTTTCAGGAATATTCCGGAAACAAAGGAAGTTAGAGTGGGAAAAAGAGTATACCTGATCAATTTTTACCCTTTCCCGGAAGAAGGGTGTGTCAACGTTTATGGATTTGATATAAGTAACCGTGCGGGCCTTGAAGAAAAACTGTGGGAATGTGAGGAAAAGTACCGCAGCATCGTAGAGACAGCAAACGAGGGTGTCTGGATTACCGACACTGAAGCAGTTACTACTTTTGTGAATCAAAAAATGGCAGAAATGATCGGGTACACAACGGAAGAAATGATCGGGAAATCAGCCTTTGACTTTATCTATAAAGATGACATGGAAAATTTGCTTATCAGGATAAAATCCTTACAGACAGGCAGCAAAGAAAAAGGGTACGAAATGAAGTTCTGCCGCAAGGATGGCGGTATTGTCTGGTCGTTTGTGAGCTCTACGCCTCTTCTTGACGCAGAGGGAAAACATATCGGTAATATGAATATGCATTCTGATATTACCCAGCGCAAGAAAGCTGAAGAAGAGCTTAAAAGAACAAATGAGAAACTGGAGAAGTGGAACCAGGAAACAATAAACGAACGCCAACGTCTTTATAACGTGCTGGATACGCTGCCGGCAATGATAATCCTGTTAACGTCTGACTATCATATCGCCTTTGCCAACCGCAGGTTCCGTAAAAGGTTCGGGGACCCAGGTGGCCGGCATTGCTATGAATATTATTTTGGATTCACCCAACCGTGTGAATTCTGCGAATCACATAAAGTACTTGAAACCGGTCAACCTCATCATTGGGAGGTAAGCGGGCCGGATGGAAGCTTTTATGATGCCTATAATTTGCCGTTCACTGACGTTGACGGTTCTCCCATGATCCTTGAGATGGACATTGATGTCACCGAGCAAAAAAAAGCAGAAGAAAGACTTCAAGAAAGTGAGGAGAGATACCGCAACATTGTAGAGACAGCAAACGAAGGCATAAGCATAATTGATGCTGAAGAGAGAATTACTTTCGTCAATAAGCAGATTGAAGATATGTTTGGTTACAGTTCAGAAGAACTCGTTGGCAGGCCTATGTGGAACTTTCTCAGTGATGAAAGTAAGGTTACTATCAAACATACTTTAAAAAAAGGATGGGAAAACGTCAATGAGAGTCTTGAAATTCAATTTATGCGTAAAGATGGCTCAGTTATATGGACTCATACAAATTCCAAATCTATTTTTGATAAAGATGGCAAGTTTTTAGGAACTCTGAACCTTCATACTGACATCACCAAGCGAAAGGAAGTTGAAGAAGCTCTCAAAAACTTTGAGATTGCTCGTAAGAAGGAAATCCATCATAGAATCAAGAATAACCTTCAGGTAATCTCATCATTACTGGACCTTCAAGCTGAAAAGTTCAGAAATCGAAAGAATATCAATGAATCGGAAGTCCTGGAAGCCTTCAGGGAGAGCCAGGACCGAGTGATATCAATGGCCCTTATCCATGAAGAACTGTATAGAGGTGAAGAGCTCGATAAACTTAACTTTTCGCTATACATTAAGGAACTCGCTGACGCTCTTTTCTCGACTTACAGACTTGGTAATTTTGATGTCAGCTTAAGTATGGACCTGGAAGAAAATATATTACTTGACATGGACACAGCAGTTCCGTTAGGAATAATTGTCAATGAGCTTGTTTCCAATTCTCTTAAATACGCATTTCTCAACAGGGACAAAGGAGAAATCCAAATCAAGTTTCATAAAGATAATAACAGAGAAAATAGAAGCAACATAGAAGAAAGCAAAAGCGAAGAATATAAGACTACAAGTTTTATATTAACAATTTCCGATAACGGCGTGGGCATTTCTGAAGACCTTGATATCAAAGAACTTGATAGCCTGGGGCTTCAGCTTGTAATTTTCCTTGTCGACCAGCTAGATGGAAAACTTGAACTGAAAAAAGGAAATGGGACAGAGTTCATTATCAGGTTCACTGTAGTAGAAAAAAATAATCATCAGCATCAGCGCCACACTTAA
- the hacA gene encoding homoaconitase large subunit: protein MSEKIFSRAAGAEAKANDFVLADIDYAMAHDGTSVLAVNAFKEMEMGKVWDPSRIVIPFDHIAPANNETSATLQKEIREWVKEQGIPNFYELGEGICHQVLPENGFALPGKLVVGADSHSCTYGAFGAFATGVGATDMAEIFATGKLWFKVPESFRFTVEGRLGKGVYAKDLTLYLIGKTGIDGATYKAVEFYGQAISELSVSGRMTLCNMAIEMGAKTGIVPPDEKTFDFLKNRAVAPYEPVYADKDAVYVKESVFSAEDIEPQVACPHQVDNVKPVGDVAGTHVDQVFIGTCTNGRLEDLEVAAAILKGKKVAVRTIVIPASRTTLLAAIENGTMETLLKAGITLATPGCGPCLGAHQGVLGEGEVCLSTANRNFKGRMGKGGFIYLASPATAAASALAGEITDPRTV from the coding sequence ATTAGTGAAAAAATTTTTTCCCGGGCAGCGGGAGCAGAGGCAAAAGCAAACGATTTTGTCCTTGCAGATATTGATTACGCAATGGCGCATGACGGCACCTCAGTACTTGCAGTTAATGCTTTTAAAGAAATGGAAATGGGGAAGGTCTGGGACCCCTCAAGGATTGTAATTCCTTTCGACCACATCGCGCCTGCAAATAATGAAACATCAGCTACTTTGCAAAAAGAAATAAGGGAATGGGTAAAGGAGCAGGGGATTCCGAATTTTTATGAGCTTGGAGAAGGAATCTGTCATCAGGTACTCCCCGAAAATGGATTCGCACTGCCTGGAAAACTGGTTGTGGGCGCTGATTCACATTCCTGCACCTATGGGGCTTTCGGGGCTTTTGCTACAGGCGTGGGAGCTACCGATATGGCTGAAATTTTTGCTACAGGTAAGCTCTGGTTTAAGGTGCCTGAGAGTTTCAGGTTCACGGTTGAAGGAAGGCTTGGAAAAGGGGTTTATGCAAAAGACCTGACCCTTTACCTTATAGGGAAGACTGGTATCGATGGTGCCACCTATAAGGCTGTAGAGTTTTACGGACAGGCTATCTCCGAATTATCGGTTTCCGGAAGAATGACCCTCTGCAATATGGCAATCGAAATGGGAGCAAAAACAGGGATTGTTCCACCTGACGAGAAAACCTTCGATTTCCTGAAAAATAGGGCAGTTGCTCCCTATGAGCCGGTTTATGCCGACAAGGACGCGGTCTATGTAAAAGAATCTGTCTTCTCTGCCGAGGATATTGAACCTCAGGTAGCCTGCCCGCATCAGGTTGACAATGTAAAACCTGTAGGAGATGTTGCAGGTACCCACGTAGACCAGGTTTTCATAGGGACGTGCACAAATGGCAGACTTGAAGACCTTGAGGTCGCAGCAGCAATTCTTAAAGGAAAAAAGGTTGCAGTCAGGACTATTGTAATTCCTGCATCTCGCACGACTCTCCTTGCAGCAATTGAGAACGGAACAATGGAAACTCTGCTCAAAGCAGGCATCACGCTTGCAACCCCTGGATGTGGGCCCTGTCTTGGCGCCCACCAGGGAGTGCTCGGAGAAGGAGAAGTCTGCCTTTCAACCGCAAACCGAAACTTTAAGGGCAGGATGGGAAAAGGTGGTTTTATCTACCTTGCATCCCCTGCAACCGCAGCAGCCTCGGCACTGGCAGGAGAAATTACTGATCCAAGGACAGTTTGA
- a CDS encoding coiled-coil domain-containing protein yields the protein MDALNNLRIKGLKNLKINGFKFLKVNELKHLISKPGSQDDMELGDLIKSKKEVEIKIRKLFREKKELESQIEKKELESWVEKKELESRIEKKEFESRTDQRQETEDKKREEISEFIWREEIFPPLRRNMHQEVSRSLEVETDSLQKEYAGISERINSQTGKKVEGSDKSLESKETVEIEEANITEIGVKEEADSASEKNDVKGDERADFDDMRKKAEEIAFLENTDKPETVEADLENYENGENKRLALEDNDKEYKIPEKRKTESENPAPGIFGNNLIQELLESEDLCPEEEQNFMKYIGESSVSELIADLNEVKGILTEAGP from the coding sequence ATGGATGCATTAAATAACTTGAGAATTAAAGGGCTAAAAAATCTAAAAATCAATGGATTCAAATTTCTAAAAGTTAACGAATTGAAGCATTTGATATCTAAGCCTGGGAGCCAAGATGATATGGAACTTGGGGATTTGATAAAAAGTAAAAAGGAGGTTGAAATCAAAATCAGGAAACTGTTTAGGGAAAAGAAAGAATTGGAATCCCAGATTGAAAAGAAAGAACTTGAATCCTGGGTTGAAAAGAAAGAACTTGAATCCCGGATTGAAAAGAAAGAATTTGAGTCCCGGACTGATCAGCGTCAAGAAACCGAAGACAAAAAAAGAGAAGAAATATCTGAGTTTATCTGGAGAGAGGAAATCTTTCCGCCGCTTCGCAGAAATATGCATCAAGAAGTATCCAGATCTCTTGAAGTTGAAACTGATTCTTTGCAAAAAGAATATGCCGGAATTTCAGAGAGGATAAATAGCCAAACAGGTAAAAAAGTTGAAGGCTCCGATAAATCTCTTGAATCAAAAGAAACCGTTGAAATCGAAGAGGCCAATATAACAGAGATAGGGGTTAAAGAAGAAGCAGATTCTGCCAGCGAAAAAAATGATGTGAAAGGCGATGAAAGAGCTGATTTCGATGATATGAGAAAAAAAGCTGAAGAAATTGCTTTTCTGGAAAATACAGACAAACCAGAAACTGTCGAGGCTGATTTAGAAAATTATGAAAACGGAGAAAATAAAAGACTTGCTTTAGAAGATAATGATAAAGAATATAAAATTCCTGAAAAGAGAAAAACTGAAAGTGAAAACCCTGCTCCTGGCATTTTTGGAAATAACCTGATTCAAGAGTTGCTGGAAAGCGAAGACCTGTGCCCTGAGGAAGAGCAAAATTTCATGAAGTATATTGGGGAATCAAGTGTTTCAGAACTTATTGCAGATTTAAATGAAGTAAAAGGCATCCTTACCGAAGCAGGGCCCTGA